From the Thermococcus sp. 18S1 genome, one window contains:
- a CDS encoding archease, which translates to MREWEHYEHTADVGIRGYGESLEEAFEAVALALFDVMVDVRKVEGRECREVGAEGEDLMALLYNFLEELLVLHDVEGLVFGDVDVEIEKTGEGYRLRAKACGEVLDYEKHGPKEEVKAITYHEMKIEQLPDGRWMAQLVPDI; encoded by the coding sequence ATGAGGGAATGGGAGCACTACGAGCACACGGCGGACGTGGGCATCCGCGGCTACGGCGAGAGCCTTGAGGAAGCCTTCGAGGCCGTCGCGCTGGCGCTCTTTGACGTGATGGTTGATGTGAGAAAGGTCGAGGGCAGAGAATGCCGTGAGGTCGGGGCCGAGGGTGAGGACCTGATGGCGCTCCTGTACAACTTCCTCGAGGAGCTTCTCGTGCTCCACGACGTGGAGGGGCTGGTCTTTGGAGACGTTGACGTTGAGATAGAGAAGACCGGTGAGGGCTACCGGCTCAGGGCAAAGGCCTGCGGCGAGGTTCTCGATTACGAGAAGCACGGGCCGAAGGAAGAGGTGAAGGCGATAACCTACCATGAGATGAAGATAGAGCAGCTGCCGGACGGGAGATGGATGGCGCAGCTGGTTCCGGACATATGA
- the panB gene encoding 3-methyl-2-oxobutanoate hydroxymethyltransferase, translating to MREITARRIIEMKGKEKIAMITAYDYPSALIADRAGMDIIFIGDSLGMVVYGEGNTLNVSMEQMVFHTRAVSKAVKRALVLADMPFASYEIDTDEGLRNAVRLIQAGADAVKIEGGYDHRKLVRKLVRMGIPVMGHTGLTPQRYLRFGGYRLMGETEEEIEEILRDAKALERAGAFAVVLEFTLADVAKLVTEEISIPTIGIGAGPWVDGQVLVWHDLLGIYEETPPFVKKYADIGGMMRLAIENYRDEVKGGAFPGREHYWEFLDKDDFRKKAARALEKLREED from the coding sequence ATGAGGGAAATAACGGCGCGAAGGATTATCGAGATGAAGGGGAAGGAAAAGATCGCGATGATAACCGCCTACGATTACCCGTCCGCGCTGATAGCAGACAGGGCCGGGATGGACATCATCTTCATCGGCGATTCCCTCGGAATGGTTGTTTACGGCGAGGGGAACACGCTGAACGTTTCTATGGAGCAGATGGTCTTCCACACCAGGGCGGTCTCGAAGGCCGTCAAGAGGGCGCTCGTTCTGGCGGACATGCCCTTCGCGAGCTACGAGATAGACACCGACGAGGGCCTGAGGAACGCGGTTAGACTGATACAGGCCGGTGCGGATGCCGTCAAGATCGAGGGTGGCTACGACCACAGGAAGCTCGTCAGAAAACTCGTGCGCATGGGGATACCCGTCATGGGGCACACCGGGCTTACCCCGCAGCGCTATCTGAGGTTCGGGGGATACAGGCTGATGGGGGAGACCGAGGAGGAGATTGAGGAGATACTCCGCGACGCCAAGGCGCTGGAGAGGGCGGGGGCCTTCGCGGTTGTCCTCGAGTTCACCCTGGCGGACGTGGCGAAACTCGTGACCGAAGAGATATCGATCCCCACGATCGGCATTGGCGCCGGGCCGTGGGTCGACGGCCAGGTTCTCGTCTGGCATGACCTTCTCGGCATCTACGAGGAGACCCCACCCTTCGTCAAGAAGTACGCCGACATCGGCGGGATGATGCGCCTGGCGATTGAGAACTACCGGGACGAGGTTAAGGGCGGCGCGTTTCCGGGCAGGGAGCACTACTGGGAGTTCCTCGATAAGGATGACTTCAGGAAAAAGGCCGCACGTGCCCTTGAGAAACTGAGAGAGGAGGATTGA
- a CDS encoding tRNA (cytosine(49)-C(5))-methyltransferase: MSARDRVRETNPAFYERYSMLEDTDEFWEFIIRPLRQSIRVNTLKAPLDVVVERLKEEFELEPVPWVREGFFINVDNLAKVPEHSLGLIFGQEASSMIPPVVLDPKPGELVLDMAAAPGSKTGQMAQYMKNEGCIIANDPKISRANVLIANLNRMGVLNTRVSVKDGVYFARFENRFDRVLLDAPCSSVGMIRKKWRFLTEWRMKEVVRYMNIQKRLIIAAYRALKPGGTLVYSTCTIDPIENEEVVDYLLRKTDARLEPIDLPVKTSEPVLEWEGRTYSEELRKALRIHPNDNDTEAFFIAKVVKPEGGA, encoded by the coding sequence ATGAGCGCGAGGGATAGAGTTAGGGAGACCAATCCGGCCTTTTACGAGCGCTATTCGATGCTCGAAGACACGGACGAGTTCTGGGAGTTCATAATCCGGCCGCTCAGGCAGAGCATAAGGGTGAACACCCTCAAGGCTCCGCTTGATGTGGTCGTTGAGAGGCTTAAGGAGGAGTTCGAGCTTGAACCGGTTCCCTGGGTCCGCGAGGGCTTCTTCATCAACGTTGACAACCTTGCGAAGGTCCCGGAGCACAGTTTGGGCCTCATCTTCGGCCAGGAAGCGAGCTCCATGATACCCCCTGTTGTCCTCGACCCCAAACCGGGTGAGCTGGTCCTCGACATGGCCGCGGCCCCGGGCTCGAAGACGGGCCAGATGGCCCAGTATATGAAAAACGAGGGCTGCATAATTGCCAACGACCCCAAAATAAGCAGGGCGAACGTTCTCATAGCGAACCTCAACCGGATGGGGGTTTTGAACACCCGCGTGAGTGTGAAGGACGGCGTTTACTTTGCCCGCTTTGAGAACCGCTTTGACAGGGTCCTGCTGGATGCCCCATGCTCTTCGGTCGGTATGATACGGAAGAAATGGAGGTTCCTGACGGAGTGGCGCATGAAAGAGGTTGTCAGGTACATGAACATCCAGAAGAGGCTCATCATAGCAGCTTATAGGGCGCTCAAGCCCGGCGGAACGCTGGTTTACTCCACCTGCACCATAGACCCCATAGAGAACGAGGAGGTCGTTGATTACCTGCTCAGGAAGACCGACGCGAGGCTTGAGCCGATAGATTTGCCGGTGAAGACCAGCGAGCCGGTCCTTGAGTGGGAGGGGAGAACCTACTCGGAGGAGCTGAGAAAGGCCCTCCGCATACACCCCAACGACAACGACACCGAGGCCTTCTTCATCGCGAAGGTAGTCAAGCCGGAGGGAGGGGCATGA
- a CDS encoding ABC transporter ATP-binding protein, producing the protein MPTQAILVENLTKSYGKFRAVDGLSFEVQRGEVFGFLGPNGAGKTTTILSMLGMIIPDTGRVEILGIDMSKNPIGIKERIGYLPENATVYGELTAWKNLEFFANFYRMSNAEKEKRITELLKMVGLWEVRYRKAKTFSKGMKQRLLIAQTFINDPELLILDEPTSGLDPEGAHLVKRLIREAKAEGRTVFFSSHVLSEVEELSDRVGIIVKGKLKAVGTLGEIKRQFMELEGYEIKVETKEPLPEIEHPEITRVEVIQPNRAIIFARTDIREDLSRYLSEKGLTILKLDVEEPSLEDVFLRTIYGRDGE; encoded by the coding sequence ATGCCCACTCAGGCGATATTGGTTGAGAACCTTACCAAATCGTACGGAAAGTTCCGGGCGGTTGATGGTCTAAGTTTTGAGGTTCAACGAGGGGAGGTGTTCGGCTTTTTAGGGCCGAACGGTGCTGGAAAAACGACCACAATACTCAGCATGCTGGGTATGATAATCCCCGATACCGGAAGGGTGGAAATACTGGGAATCGATATGTCCAAGAACCCTATCGGGATAAAAGAGCGCATAGGGTACCTCCCGGAGAACGCAACGGTGTACGGTGAACTCACCGCGTGGAAAAACCTCGAGTTCTTCGCAAACTTTTACAGGATGTCGAACGCGGAGAAGGAGAAACGAATAACCGAGCTCCTGAAGATGGTCGGCCTCTGGGAGGTTCGCTACCGGAAAGCGAAAACCTTCTCCAAGGGCATGAAACAGAGACTTCTGATAGCCCAGACCTTCATAAACGACCCCGAACTGCTCATCCTCGACGAGCCGACGAGCGGTCTCGACCCCGAGGGAGCTCACCTCGTCAAGAGGCTCATCAGGGAGGCAAAGGCCGAGGGCAGGACCGTCTTCTTTTCATCCCACGTGCTCAGCGAGGTCGAGGAGCTCAGTGACAGGGTCGGTATAATAGTGAAGGGAAAGCTGAAGGCCGTCGGAACCCTCGGAGAGATAAAGCGACAGTTCATGGAGCTTGAAGGCTACGAGATAAAGGTGGAGACCAAGGAGCCGCTGCCGGAGATAGAGCATCCCGAGATCACGAGGGTGGAGGTGATTCAGCCGAACAGGGCGATAATATTCGCCAGAACCGACATAAGGGAAGACCTCTCCAGATACCTCTCCGAAAAAGGCCTCACGATCCTAAAGCTCGATGTTGAAGAACCCAGCCTGGAGGACGTTTTCCTCCGGACTATCTACGGGAGGGATGGGGAATGA
- a CDS encoding HAD family hydrolase yields the protein MEIPNYGNLEINAVLFDLNGTLAEGGRIDDEVKHLLERLADKYTVVVLSADTFGTLEEELRGLPVRIERVSSGAEKAEIARSYEPYIAVGNGNNDVAMLESAELAFCVIGPEGATTDAILASDVVVRDVKDAMAMLLDDKKLIATLRG from the coding sequence ATGGAGATTCCGAACTACGGGAACCTGGAGATAAATGCGGTACTTTTTGACCTGAACGGCACCCTGGCGGAGGGCGGAAGGATTGACGATGAAGTTAAACACCTCCTTGAAAGGCTCGCAGACAAGTACACGGTCGTCGTTCTAAGCGCAGATACCTTTGGAACCCTGGAGGAAGAGCTGAGGGGCCTTCCTGTGAGGATCGAGAGGGTTTCGAGCGGTGCCGAGAAGGCCGAAATCGCGAGGAGCTACGAACCCTATATAGCGGTTGGCAACGGAAACAACGACGTGGCCATGCTCGAGAGCGCGGAGTTAGCTTTCTGCGTGATAGGGCCGGAGGGTGCGACAACCGACGCCATCCTCGCCAGCGACGTGGTGGTGAGGGACGTTAAGGATGCGATGGCGATGCTCCTCGATGATAAGAAGCTCATAGCAACCCTGAGAGGGTGA
- a CDS encoding DMT family transporter — translation MRREALGTALALSGMVIYGLEPVVIKSNPTSPISFAALSALVASLILWTAVGWSGGLDEIRENPSGIKSAFLVGFFGTALAYLAYSFGARMSTAINAALITRSEVLWSFLLSWLLLGERITKRLVAYSLVILTGLVLIMVPGHSVELRLGDLLLLLVPLFWQLGHVIAKRLPYSPQTIAALRNTFGFLLLLPLAAASGLEFSGFVIAEGLVIAAGQLVWYGSIKRINLSKATAIITPAPAVAIGVSVLLGETLTFYHVVGFALITAGTLGAIKVKSAIKTEGTP, via the coding sequence ATGCGGCGCGAAGCTCTGGGGACCGCCCTGGCGCTCTCGGGGATGGTGATATACGGACTTGAGCCGGTTGTTATAAAATCCAACCCAACCAGTCCGATCAGCTTCGCTGCTCTCTCTGCCCTGGTTGCGTCTCTCATTCTCTGGACAGCGGTCGGCTGGAGTGGAGGGCTGGATGAGATCCGTGAAAATCCCTCGGGGATAAAGTCGGCGTTTCTGGTGGGGTTCTTTGGAACTGCGCTCGCCTATCTTGCGTACTCCTTTGGTGCCCGGATGAGCACCGCAATAAACGCCGCCCTTATAACGAGAAGCGAGGTGCTGTGGTCGTTCCTTCTCTCGTGGCTCCTCCTGGGGGAGAGGATAACGAAGCGCCTGGTGGCGTATTCCCTCGTTATCCTGACGGGCCTGGTTCTTATCATGGTTCCCGGACATTCGGTTGAGCTCAGGCTGGGCGACCTTCTGCTCCTTCTCGTGCCCCTCTTCTGGCAGCTGGGCCACGTTATAGCCAAGAGGCTTCCCTACAGCCCTCAGACCATAGCGGCCCTGCGCAACACCTTCGGCTTCCTCCTTCTCCTGCCCCTGGCGGCTGCGTCCGGACTTGAGTTCTCGGGCTTTGTAATCGCAGAGGGCCTGGTGATAGCGGCTGGCCAGCTCGTGTGGTACGGATCGATAAAGCGCATCAACCTCTCCAAGGCAACGGCCATAATCACCCCGGCCCCGGCGGTTGCAATAGGCGTCAGTGTACTGCTGGGGGAGACGCTGACCTTCTATCACGTCGTTGGTTTCGCTCTCATAACCGCTGGAACCCTGGGGGCGATAAAGGTTAAAAGTGCAATCAAAACCGAAGGTACGCCCTGA
- a CDS encoding ABC transporter permease, producing the protein MNPAWNIALKELYTSVKSKRFIVIMGLYLLIFGLAVYGIKDYLIQMGVPGVESNELGLWGAKGEVYMTPLAMLFMVNMMIITVIGAVLGAALGSDAINREIETGTAKVLLGHPVYRDEVINGKFLGMGTLIVLTNLVVYVAIIAVMLILGIPIDGDSLLRGFLAILATMLYTLVFLSIGVLFSTLFKKPETSMLAAVGLAIFLTVFYGIMVEIVAPKLAGPEPPWGTSAHEVWRETVITWMTRLHFLNPAHHYAQLVQYIFGGDKFLNYYLSLGDSFTYGFNNLAMLLVMLFLPFAFAYVRFMTSDIN; encoded by the coding sequence ATGAACCCCGCCTGGAACATAGCCCTCAAGGAGCTCTACACCTCGGTGAAGAGCAAGAGGTTCATCGTCATCATGGGCCTCTACCTCCTCATTTTTGGCCTTGCGGTTTACGGCATAAAGGACTACCTGATTCAGATGGGCGTTCCAGGCGTCGAATCCAACGAGCTCGGCCTGTGGGGGGCCAAGGGGGAGGTTTACATGACCCCCCTTGCGATGCTTTTCATGGTAAACATGATGATAATCACCGTCATCGGGGCTGTTCTCGGTGCCGCCCTTGGGTCGGATGCAATAAACAGGGAGATTGAAACAGGAACGGCCAAGGTTCTCCTCGGCCATCCCGTTTACAGGGACGAGGTCATCAACGGCAAGTTCCTTGGAATGGGAACCCTGATAGTACTGACCAACCTGGTGGTCTACGTTGCCATCATCGCCGTGATGCTCATACTGGGAATACCCATCGACGGGGACTCGCTCCTCAGGGGATTCCTGGCGATTCTGGCAACGATGCTTTACACGCTGGTATTCCTGTCAATTGGAGTGCTGTTTTCAACGCTCTTCAAAAAGCCCGAGACCTCTATGCTCGCCGCAGTCGGTCTGGCGATTTTCCTGACGGTCTTCTACGGCATCATGGTGGAGATCGTGGCTCCCAAACTCGCGGGGCCCGAGCCGCCGTGGGGAACGAGTGCCCATGAGGTCTGGAGGGAAACGGTGATCACATGGATGACGAGACTCCACTTCCTGAATCCCGCACACCACTACGCCCAGCTCGTCCAGTACATCTTCGGCGGCGATAAATTCCTCAACTACTACCTCTCCCTGGGAGACTCCTTCACCTACGGCTTCAACAACCTGGCGATGCTGCTGGTCATGCTCTTCCTGCCCTTCGCGTTCGCCTACGTCAGGTTCATGACCAGCGACATCAACTGA
- a CDS encoding NEW3 domain-containing protein: MRKLLVVLLSFVLLSSLVAAQPYVTVFEGRISAGQTISVGNYTITVVQAADGSYHLMLRNGSRILELKPFAFGTEIERDGLKIFVGSYTAQGGFIIVSVKPDFVTSLKPEVGAKAVFDGNVVIVTAVGNKTIDVSVNGVARTLEVNGSAIVDLIAMEYDGKEIKVYAAEPASETVSMEYSVFYPYGKIRVSGPVDVPITITSASNSELSLPLRVTSMPEGWRASFLYGGVEVEEITLPPKGSVTVSLHIEPAGSGTLRFSIGDLPGSVQIEAAAIDVSIPYLGLDAEAGQKLAVPVTFTGSGAVEFRPTDVPAGWTMYLTDGQYRLRSFTVSGTFSATLFIEIPRNATLGDHRLSFTINGREYGLTVHVYKTYLGQPAKLTVILTDESGNPLKGWVSIGGKNVTTSSTGSMTVELPAGDYRLIAGAPGAVSKVENVKLGDGEEKTLSIALTKASYYFEAKLQNDVLTVTAGASASTEIMITNFGSKEDEYRVTLEGLEPEWSYVISQDPNGATPIGTLKAAPGGSTSAYLVVIAPFNVVSGEINAKLTITGKGTRVEIPVVIKVENPAALSLNADYPTLTVKAGGSTATTVWIDSMGTTVTNIKITAQAPSGWEVEAVPDTIPRLGPIREGNVMISEGPSQFELRIKVPKSAPAGTYTITVTATGDQAKAETVITVRVTQGSSSAYLGILLLVVVFGIVIWLMRRVGRR, from the coding sequence ATGAGAAAACTCCTGGTGGTTCTGCTTTCGTTCGTTCTTCTGTCTTCACTCGTTGCGGCTCAGCCTTACGTGACCGTGTTCGAGGGCAGGATCTCCGCGGGACAGACGATCTCGGTTGGGAACTACACGATAACGGTGGTCCAGGCCGCCGACGGGAGCTACCACCTGATGCTGAGGAACGGGAGCAGGATACTGGAACTGAAACCCTTCGCCTTTGGAACCGAAATAGAGCGCGACGGCCTCAAGATATTTGTAGGGAGCTACACCGCGCAGGGCGGCTTCATAATCGTATCAGTTAAGCCCGACTTCGTTACATCTCTAAAGCCCGAGGTAGGTGCCAAGGCAGTTTTTGATGGGAACGTTGTCATCGTTACTGCGGTGGGCAACAAGACCATCGACGTCTCCGTAAACGGCGTTGCAAGGACCCTGGAGGTGAACGGAAGCGCCATCGTTGACCTTATAGCCATGGAGTACGACGGAAAGGAGATAAAGGTATACGCCGCGGAACCCGCCTCAGAAACGGTCAGCATGGAATACTCGGTGTTCTACCCCTATGGGAAGATAAGGGTCTCCGGACCCGTTGACGTGCCGATAACGATAACCAGCGCCTCGAACTCGGAGCTCAGCCTGCCCCTCAGGGTCACCTCGATGCCGGAAGGGTGGAGGGCGAGCTTCCTGTACGGGGGAGTCGAGGTCGAGGAGATAACGCTTCCCCCGAAGGGTTCGGTAACGGTCAGCCTTCACATTGAGCCTGCCGGTAGCGGAACCCTCAGATTCTCCATCGGGGACCTCCCTGGAAGCGTTCAGATAGAGGCCGCTGCCATCGATGTCTCAATTCCGTATCTGGGCCTGGACGCAGAGGCCGGGCAGAAGCTCGCGGTTCCGGTGACCTTCACGGGAAGCGGCGCCGTGGAGTTCCGGCCAACGGACGTCCCGGCAGGATGGACGATGTACCTGACGGACGGCCAGTACAGACTCAGGAGCTTTACCGTTTCGGGAACCTTCAGCGCCACCCTGTTCATCGAGATACCCAGGAACGCGACCCTCGGCGACCACAGGCTGAGCTTCACCATAAACGGAAGGGAATACGGCCTGACGGTTCACGTATACAAGACGTACCTCGGCCAGCCCGCGAAACTGACGGTGATCCTGACCGACGAGAGCGGGAACCCTCTGAAGGGATGGGTCAGCATCGGCGGAAAGAACGTTACAACATCCTCCACAGGCAGCATGACGGTTGAGCTCCCCGCCGGAGACTACAGGCTCATTGCCGGCGCCCCGGGAGCCGTTTCGAAGGTCGAAAATGTCAAGCTCGGTGATGGTGAGGAGAAGACCCTCAGTATAGCCCTAACAAAGGCGTCCTACTACTTCGAGGCCAAGCTCCAGAACGACGTTCTTACCGTGACCGCAGGGGCGAGTGCCAGCACGGAGATAATGATAACCAACTTCGGCTCCAAAGAGGACGAGTACCGTGTCACGCTGGAGGGCCTCGAACCCGAATGGAGCTACGTGATCAGCCAGGACCCCAACGGCGCAACCCCCATCGGAACCCTGAAGGCAGCACCCGGCGGAAGCACCAGCGCGTACCTCGTTGTTATAGCCCCGTTCAACGTAGTATCCGGCGAAATAAACGCCAAACTCACCATCACAGGGAAGGGAACCCGGGTTGAAATTCCAGTTGTAATCAAAGTCGAGAACCCTGCCGCACTCTCCCTCAACGCTGATTACCCGACGCTCACGGTCAAGGCGGGAGGCTCAACGGCCACCACAGTGTGGATTGACAGCATGGGGACCACGGTCACCAACATCAAGATAACCGCCCAGGCGCCCAGCGGCTGGGAAGTTGAGGCAGTTCCCGACACGATACCTCGCCTCGGCCCCATCAGGGAAGGCAACGTGATGATCAGCGAAGGACCCAGCCAGTTTGAGCTGAGGATCAAGGTTCCCAAATCCGCCCCCGCAGGAACGTACACCATAACCGTAACCGCTACCGGCGACCAGGCAAAGGCAGAAACCGTGATAACGGTCAGGGTTACGCAGGGCTCAAGCAGCGCTTATCTCGGAATCCTCCTGCTCGTGGTTGTCTTCGGCATCGTGATATGGCTGATGAGGAGGGTTGGTAGGAGATGA
- a CDS encoding phosphatase PAP2 family protein — protein MNMLQRRLEDPEVLVRLNAFFLSYFGWVAFGVLYGVIGRWSLDLTPQFLRLPLTSRDLVVGLVEFTKSLPPLYALFTVVYYLGFAGSIAIIVAYLLLYLRDLEASDRLLARYLMAYAVAGSIYLIAHIYAPHIVYNLPGYTSSNTLLTRQEFVLPSLHNTFIMINIITLWKYRKRLGGKVLILTNSLIPFATVFLGHHWVYDVLTGFLLGVAVSKVSWEWSARISEVIYRWEVSSLQRVTVFNFLLAVIVLIVAADPARALAIFGGLLGAP, from the coding sequence ATGAATATGCTCCAGCGGCGCCTTGAAGACCCGGAGGTGCTCGTAAGGCTGAACGCGTTCTTTCTCAGCTACTTTGGATGGGTTGCCTTCGGCGTTCTGTACGGTGTCATCGGGCGCTGGAGCCTGGACCTAACACCACAGTTTCTCAGGCTCCCCCTCACGTCGCGGGATCTGGTCGTCGGCCTGGTGGAGTTCACAAAGAGCCTCCCGCCCCTCTATGCACTCTTCACCGTCGTGTACTATCTCGGCTTCGCCGGTTCCATAGCCATTATCGTCGCATATCTCCTTCTGTATCTGAGGGATTTGGAAGCGTCAGACCGGCTGCTTGCCCGGTACCTGATGGCGTATGCCGTCGCGGGCTCGATATACCTGATAGCCCACATCTACGCCCCGCATATAGTCTACAACCTGCCTGGCTACACTTCCAGCAATACCCTCCTGACTAGGCAGGAGTTCGTCCTCCCATCCCTTCACAACACATTCATTATGATAAACATAATAACCCTGTGGAAATACAGGAAGCGCCTCGGCGGAAAGGTCCTGATACTCACGAACAGCCTTATACCGTTCGCAACGGTGTTCCTGGGGCACCATTGGGTCTACGATGTCCTTACGGGCTTCCTCCTTGGTGTTGCAGTGTCAAAGGTCTCCTGGGAATGGAGCGCAAGGATATCAGAGGTCATATACCGGTGGGAGGTTTCCTCACTCCAGAGGGTCACGGTCTTCAACTTCCTCCTCGCGGTCATAGTCCTGATAGTTGCGGCCGATCCCGCCAGGGCCCTGGCCATCTTCGGGGGGCTCCTCGGTGCCCCCTGA
- a CDS encoding glycosyltransferase family 2 protein, translating to MLDGKRVSVVIPAYNEEKRLPSVLDRIPDFIDEVVVVDDGSSDGTYGVARAFSERDPRIKAIRLERNCGKGCAMRRGVEEASGDVIVFIDADGQHRPDEIIKLVEPIVRGEADLVIGARKVEEAGKRPLHRRISNILTTRLIRLKLGRYVYDTQSGFRAYRREFLPEIESDRYEVETEMLLKAAKMGARIKEVPVGMIYDPSREGRFGVRDVFRFIRAYLRF from the coding sequence ATGCTGGATGGAAAACGGGTAAGCGTTGTGATTCCAGCGTACAACGAAGAAAAGCGCCTTCCCAGCGTTCTGGATAGGATACCTGACTTTATCGACGAGGTAGTGGTCGTGGACGACGGCTCGAGCGATGGGACTTACGGAGTGGCAAGGGCGTTCTCCGAGAGGGACCCCCGGATAAAGGCGATCAGACTCGAGAGGAACTGCGGCAAGGGTTGCGCAATGAGAAGGGGCGTTGAGGAAGCCTCTGGGGACGTGATAGTTTTCATCGACGCCGACGGACAGCACAGGCCGGATGAGATAATAAAGCTCGTCGAACCCATAGTCCGCGGTGAGGCCGATCTGGTGATAGGGGCAAGGAAGGTCGAGGAGGCTGGAAAAAGGCCGCTGCACAGGAGAATCAGCAACATCCTGACGACACGACTTATACGCCTCAAACTGGGGCGCTATGTCTATGACACCCAGAGCGGGTTCAGGGCCTACAGACGGGAGTTCCTTCCGGAAATAGAGAGCGACCGCTACGAGGTCGAGACGGAGATGCTCCTGAAGGCCGCAAAGATGGGCGCCAGGATAAAGGAAGTTCCGGTGGGCATGATATACGACCCCTCGAGGGAGGGCCGCTTCGGGGTCAGAGACGTGTTCCGCTTCATCAGGGCGTACCTTCGGTTTTGA
- a CDS encoding RtcB family protein: MVPLKRIDKIRWEIPKHDKRMRVPGRVYADDQLIEKMRGDRTLEQAANVAMLPGIYKYSIVMPDGHQGYGFPIGGVAAFDVKEGVISPGGVGYDINCGVRLIRTNLTEKEVRPKIKELVDTLFKNVPSGLGSKGRVRLHWTQLDDVLADGAKWAVDNGYGWEGDLEHLEEGGRMEGANPGAVSQKAKQRGAPQLGSLGSGNHFLEVQVVDKVFDEKIAKAYGLYEGQVVVMVHTGSRGLGHQVASDYLRIMEKANRKYGVPWPDRELVSVPFQTEEGQRYFSAMKAAANFAWANRQMITHWVRESFEEVFKRKAEDMEMSIVYDVAHNIAKVEEHEVDGKKVKVVVHRKGATRAFPAGHPDVPRAYRDVGQPVLIPGSMGTASYVLAGAEGSMKETFGSTCHGAGRLMSRHAATRQYRGDRLRNELLQRGIYVRAASLRVVAEEAPGAYKSVDNVVNVVHQAGIANLVARMRPMGVAKG; encoded by the coding sequence ATGGTGCCGCTGAAGAGGATAGATAAAATACGCTGGGAGATACCGAAGCACGACAAGAGAATGCGCGTTCCGGGCAGGGTTTACGCTGACGACCAGCTGATAGAGAAGATGAGGGGAGACAGGACCCTTGAGCAGGCCGCCAACGTTGCGATGCTCCCCGGCATCTACAAGTACTCCATCGTCATGCCCGACGGCCATCAGGGCTACGGCTTCCCGATCGGCGGTGTCGCGGCCTTCGACGTGAAGGAGGGCGTCATAAGTCCCGGAGGAGTGGGTTACGACATTAACTGTGGCGTCCGTCTTATCCGTACGAACCTCACCGAGAAGGAAGTGAGACCGAAGATAAAGGAGCTCGTCGATACGCTCTTTAAGAACGTTCCGAGCGGTCTTGGAAGCAAGGGGCGTGTGAGACTCCACTGGACGCAGCTCGACGATGTTCTGGCGGATGGAGCCAAGTGGGCCGTCGATAACGGCTACGGCTGGGAGGGGGACCTTGAGCACCTTGAGGAAGGCGGAAGGATGGAGGGTGCGAACCCGGGCGCCGTCAGCCAGAAGGCGAAGCAGAGAGGCGCTCCGCAGCTCGGCTCCCTCGGCTCCGGAAACCACTTCCTTGAGGTCCAGGTCGTCGACAAGGTCTTCGACGAGAAGATAGCCAAAGCGTATGGCCTCTACGAGGGGCAGGTCGTTGTCATGGTTCACACAGGTTCGCGTGGCCTCGGCCACCAGGTGGCGAGCGACTACCTCAGGATAATGGAGAAGGCCAACAGGAAGTACGGTGTGCCGTGGCCTGACCGTGAGCTCGTCAGCGTCCCCTTCCAGACAGAAGAAGGGCAGAGGTATTTCAGCGCGATGAAGGCGGCAGCCAACTTCGCCTGGGCCAACAGGCAGATGATAACCCACTGGGTCAGGGAGAGCTTTGAAGAGGTCTTCAAGAGGAAGGCCGAAGACATGGAGATGAGCATCGTTTACGACGTTGCCCACAACATAGCCAAGGTTGAGGAGCACGAGGTCGATGGGAAGAAGGTCAAGGTGGTCGTCCACAGGAAGGGAGCAACGAGGGCGTTCCCTGCCGGCCACCCCGACGTTCCAAGGGCCTACCGCGATGTCGGCCAGCCGGTTCTGATTCCGGGCTCGATGGGAACGGCGAGCTACGTTCTGGCTGGAGCAGAGGGTTCGATGAAGGAGACCTTTGGCTCAACCTGCCACGGTGCGGGAAGGCTAATGAGCAGACACGCCGCGACCAGGCAGTACCGCGGTGACAGGCTCAGGAACGAGCTCCTTCAGAGGGGAATCTACGTCCGTGCGGCCTCTCTCAGGGTAGTTGCCGAGGAGGCGCCCGGTGCATACAAGAGCGTTGACAACGTCGTCAACGTCGTCCACCAGGCCGGCATAGCGAACCTCGTGGCGAGAATGCGCCCGATGGGCGTCGCCAAGGGCTGA